A window of the candidate division KSB1 bacterium genome harbors these coding sequences:
- a CDS encoding GNAT family N-acetyltransferase gives MGPPEMLRQETPETFTLTQTQRKPASELLARAFHADPAFVFTIPDPVRRQEVLPWLFERLLTSVLDCGSVLTTPSLAAVALWLGPERPSLPAWTLVRNGLVFLPLVCGFSAFLRFMAVAKGSERLHQRTLGGRHWYLFAMGVEPSHQRHGVGRQLLDSMLLGADAEGLPCYLDTTNRANIGYYERHGFVVAGKEKVAAARGTELTIWAMVRHPRLTCEAPHHSSPVA, from the coding sequence ATGGGGCCGCCAGAAATGCTTCGCCAAGAAACGCCAGAGACCTTCACTTTGACGCAGACGCAGAGGAAGCCTGCCAGCGAGCTCTTGGCTCGAGCCTTTCACGCTGACCCGGCCTTCGTCTTCACGATTCCCGACCCGGTGCGCCGCCAGGAGGTGCTGCCGTGGCTCTTCGAAAGATTGCTCACGTCAGTTCTCGACTGTGGAAGCGTGCTTACGACCCCGTCTCTGGCCGCCGTGGCACTGTGGTTGGGACCGGAGCGGCCGTCCCTGCCAGCGTGGACGTTGGTGCGCAATGGGCTGGTCTTTCTCCCGCTGGTTTGTGGCTTCTCAGCCTTCCTGAGGTTCATGGCAGTGGCGAAGGGGAGCGAGCGTCTCCACCAGCGCACCTTGGGGGGTAGGCATTGGTATTTGTTCGCCATGGGGGTTGAGCCCAGCCATCAGCGTCATGGCGTGGGAAGGCAGCTCTTGGACTCCATGTTGCTCGGTGCTGACGCCGAAGGGCTGCCCTGTTACCTCGATACGACCAACCGGGCGAACATCGGCTACTACGAACGCCATGGCTTTGTTGTGGCCGGCAAAGAGAAAGTTGCGGCGGCACGGGGTACAGAACTGACCATCTGGGCGATGGTGCGTCATCCGCGCCTGACCTGCGAAGCACCGCATCACTCCTCCCCTGTCGCCTGA
- a CDS encoding RnfABCDGE type electron transport complex subunit B: MHPTVVTILASMLGLGALGALFGGGLAYAAKKFAVKVDPKVEAVQAVLGGANCGACGFPGCAAFAEAVVAGVAPYEGCIPGGADCARQIAAIMGGEVGELKEAPVAVVCCQGGRAEAGDRFIYQGYEDCEAAQLIAGGAKACIYGCLGFGTCVRACPFDAMAMNGNGLPVVFEDKCTGCGKCVKACPRGIMQLIPRSQRIYIACRSQDRGKQVKEVCTVGCTGCTLCANPKTTSSGSIRMNGFLPEIVNPTADDLEQAFAKCPTHSFVRRGEKVTEPQAQPEEMTTT, from the coding sequence ATGCATCCAACGGTCGTCACGATTTTGGCATCGATGTTGGGACTGGGGGCATTGGGGGCCCTGTTCGGCGGCGGACTGGCCTATGCCGCCAAGAAGTTCGCCGTCAAGGTCGACCCTAAGGTCGAAGCCGTCCAGGCGGTGCTGGGCGGGGCAAACTGCGGGGCATGTGGCTTCCCCGGATGTGCCGCCTTTGCCGAAGCAGTGGTAGCCGGGGTCGCCCCGTACGAGGGCTGCATCCCTGGCGGCGCAGACTGTGCCCGGCAGATTGCTGCCATCATGGGCGGTGAAGTCGGGGAGCTCAAGGAAGCGCCGGTGGCGGTGGTCTGCTGCCAGGGGGGGCGAGCAGAGGCCGGCGATCGTTTCATCTACCAGGGCTATGAGGATTGTGAGGCCGCTCAACTCATTGCCGGCGGAGCAAAGGCGTGTATCTACGGGTGCTTGGGTTTTGGCACCTGCGTGAGGGCGTGTCCATTCGACGCCATGGCGATGAACGGCAACGGCCTGCCAGTGGTGTTCGAAGACAAGTGTACCGGCTGCGGCAAGTGCGTGAAGGCCTGCCCGCGAGGTATCATGCAGCTCATCCCGCGCAGCCAACGCATCTACATCGCCTGCAGGTCCCAGGACCGGGGTAAGCAGGTGAAGGAGGTGTGCACGGTGGGCTGCACGGGCTGCACCCTGTGCGCCAACCCCAAGACGACGTCTTCGGGCTCCATCCGCATGAACGGCTTTTTGCCAGAGATCGTGAACCCCACCGCGGACGATTTGGAGCAGGCTTTCGCAAAGTGTCCGACACACAGTTTTGTGCGCAGGGGGGAGAAGGTGACTGA